atgttttttcttgaaatattaatCGTTCAACTTTCCCACTAAAACAATGACTGCAAGACTAGGGCTATTTACATCTTGTCTTTGATACTGTCTGCTCTGCCAATACTGGGAATATGTGATATAAATGACGATGTGCAATGAATACTGTTCCTGTTAGAACGCCAATCAACAGGATTTATTTTTGGTGgtgtagtttattttataaGAATTCTTTAGCCCAGGTTTGGagaattgttttattatttaagtggcatcatttaatcttttttctcccttcaaGTAACCCAGAAATAGCCAAAACTCTGCCAACATGGGACGGACTGACACCAGTCTGTTTATCAGAGGACAGAAACATACACCAAGAGAGAAGTTTCATCCCAGTGTGTTGCAAGGAAAGTCCATACGGATCCATGCCTGGGCAAAAAAGCAGGTGGTCTAGCTAAATACCAGCATTTCCAAACCTTGGCGAGAAAGATGAAACACACAATCTCATACAGCAACAACCAGACACTGTAGCAGACATAAACCACACACCCTTTGAAAATACAAAGATCATAACAAGGTCCAGTTACCACTATATGCTACTGAGGTCATAACTACATGGAAACATACTGCAGATGTGTCCTCCGACAGGgaagggttgtgtgtgtgtcactccaTTGTTTGCCTTCCAAGCAGGCACTTCCAAGCCAAGGGCCCAAGTACGTCTGACAGTATTTGCTGTGATCTGTTTGAACAAGAACAATCTTGGCACAGACTTGTTCGTCCAGAGTAATCCACCATAATCTCCGCGCCGCCTTCACTCTTTGGTCCATACAACCCTAATCTTTTCTGCCATAAAACACGAGCCATATCAAGCTATAATCGTACAATATTACACATCGACCACAGCCAATTCAGATGCAGTACAATGCGGTAGACTACAAACGAGCAAATCAAGTTTCTGCAGTGTGAAGCAAGTGTCCAGGAACAGCTGATCCGGTGACACCAAGATCATCACTCAACAttactgctgtttattttggcGTAAGAAACATATCCCTTGAATGATCGGTAGTTATGTGAAACACCGCCAACCAGCGATATCTGTTGACATGATATTGTGTGCAGTTGAACACCCAAGGCCCAAAGGGTATGCAGAAAGAAACCGAGTAATGTTTAATAATATAGCACAGAAAAACTGTTACAGCCTGGTTAGACAAAAGTTGGAACTCCTACCTCCCATTGGATGAGTTTCCTCCGTTTCTGTTATCTTGCTCGGCCTCGAAAACAAGCCGAGCGACGGTGCGGGACGCAATGTTAAAATCCACTTTTTCGCAGGAACACATCAACATTATTGTGTGCGTGAAGAACCATCTGCCGGCTACAGCTAACCGTTAGCCTTTAGCCAGCTAACGCTAAAGACAACCAAGTTTAGCTAACGGTAACCCcctgccccccccacccccccacccccaacctcCGAAGGCCGACAGCCCAGAAAAAGATGACTATCTGGCTAATAGGCTTTAATTTCCAGCAGAGAAAGTACCGTGCCGACGTCatccattttctctttaaaaaaaacaacaaccccgGTATAAAACACTGATCAACTAATTGTAAGATGTAGCTAAACAACAAAGTTAGCTTAGCATTACTAGGGTGCTAACTTGGTATAAAGTTAACAGTCAGTACGTTTTTTTTCGAAATGTGAAAACCAACGAAGTCAATCAGTCGGACGATTTACTTAGTAtatgggaggggggggggttacgaGGACTCTCATCAAGAAAAAGTATTTtcccctttatttatttttaagaaggCATAACCCTACCAACACTTTCAGACACTACCGTTTAGGAAAtacggggggtggggggggtcgTTTATAATTATGTAATCAAGTACACACAGCCACCAAAACAAGACGAACACCCCTCCGACAAACTTTGTGGTACAGTCCGGGAAAATAACTGTTCAGTGGATGTGGCGAGAAGAAGACGAGTGTCTACATCAAACAAATACAATCTGTCGAAAATTAGTTGTATCTTTCGCGCACTAAAATCCTTCGTTTGGCTTAAAGCAAATCGGCCCATGACCTGCACCGTGATGTTACAGTTAGGTTGCTTTACTGCGAAGAGAAACAAAGGAAGCGGTCTCATACAGTTTCAGTCCTCGCAAACATGAAGTCACAACAACAGGTTTTTCTCAGTACACCACGAACAACTTACAGGTAAAGTCACTGATTTGACATAATTTCAGAGTTAATTTGAAGGGAGCTGTTACGAGGCCGAAATTAACGGAGAGAGACATTGCGACCCCTTGCGTCTAACAAGGTTGTTTGCAGGCACTATTTGTAACCCGATGATTTATGTTTCATCCTTTACCTCACTACAGTGCTAGGAAACTGCATGTGAGGTTTGTGCGTCCTTATTAAGAGCAAGGACAGCATGTTGTGGTTCGTATGGGCATATTCATCTCACCTCCTGCCTCCTGCAGCAGCATTGCTTCATATGGTTTCATGAACTATTATAGGTCGGATGCAGCCTGTAATATTGTTGATATCTTCTCCTCCAGGACACATATGGAAGCCAATGGAAGCTCACCTTGTCTgatgctgaaaacaaaaagaacaaacattGACAAGACAGTTTAAGTTAAAATGATGCATAAATGTGGATATTTGAACAGATGGATGCACGATAGTTTAAAATGTACTCATAGATTATacagagaaactgaaactgttgaGTTTAGGGTGGTACCTAACAATTATGGtcatttagatttatttttaaatcaatttcccaattaatacaataatttgaaattttttttgaatatttgagaaaatattaaGTGTTAAagatgtccatcacagtttcctaatGCCCAAAGTaacgtcttcaaattgctcgTTTTGATTGACCAACAATTCagaactcaaagatattcagtttaccatcacataagacataaaaaatgcaacaaCTTCTCACAACTGAAAGGATGggacatttctgcttgaaaaatgggGGGGAAATGCCTCTGTCGATCAactattgattaattgactaatcattttgGCTCTAGTGGATATAAAAGAACCCAACAGTTTTAGTGTACTTTATAGGATGGACATTTCTAAAGCCCACACAccaacatatacacacactttgcaTCTTTCAGtcttatttccaaaatgttgtgCACTCATTgtaccaaacttttttttttttttaaatacacattagGCCAGATATCCTCACACTTCAGCAACTAAACTTTAGAAGCTTGCTAAAACAGAGAAATTTGCAGCCCTGATAGAGGCAAAGTCAGActtatcatttcatttctttttaaaaaaaaaaaaaaggaatatgcAGTATTTAACTATTTATATCCTGACAATCTTTTGTTGTAATGAATTTGCCTTTACCTGTTTGTCAGTTTTAATCATCAGCCAGCAGTTGCTTCTGTATCCTTTCAAATCGATAGCAGAGCATCACAATGACTTGGCAATTTCACATTCTCCGTAGGTTTAGCAGGCATCCTCTGTCTCCTCACTCCTTGTGACTGCCTACTAATATCAACACTTCACCGGCTCCGCTTCAAGGCACGGTACCGAGGTCTGCTTCACAGGGAGTTGTGTTGCCGAGCGCTTCTGGCCACTGAACCGGGGACTGGAAACTCGATCtgtgctaaaaataaaaaaaaaacatcaccagCATTGCGAAAAAGGAGGTGTGTCACTCACTGTCTTTATGCGTGTGTAGGGTCACAGAGGTGCAGCCcaccccaaaacacacaaaacccacataggacacaaacacagggtTTATCATATGTCAACATTTCCTTGAAGTTTCCCCCGTCATGAGTGTGCCAAACCAAGGTCTTTCTTTCACCCTCTCATGGTCACGTGTAATTTCCAAGCTTGCTCTGGCtgatctttattttcattatccttCATAGGCTACCACAAGGTCAAAAGAGGCAAGGACCCTTGTCAAGAGCTCAGTGCCTCACTATGTCATCTGGTTACATCACATGACAACATCCCTGACCTCCGACGCAgccaaaatacacaaacacccacaagCGcgtacacgtacacatacacataggcACACCCTGGCCGGCAGAAACACAGCTTATATCatgataattttttaaatgtttgtacgGCCTCACGGTGGGACGTTTAATCTGACCTGACATGTGCATAGGCATTcccctggggaaaaaaaaaaagaaaagaaaaaaaaaaaaacccaactcatCACATTAATCACGTCAACACCATGGCTTTATCTACCACGTGAATGTTTTGGTCACTGTAGTCAGGGCGCAAATTGAGGCCTTTAGTCAGTGTATGTTTTGTCGGCCCTGACCTCAGTGGCCTTGTTTTTTCGGACAAGTAACCGGCACTGACTAACTGTCAGACCCCTTGATGGGTCCTTATGTTTCCTTTCTGCCTATTGTATTATCAATAGTATTTCAACTATACAGTATTAGTGGTTGTTGGtctacacacagaaaatgatttgtttctgtgacttttacttttctggCGAACTGACCAAACTGTGCGTTAAATAGCAACCGGTGATTATGTTTCTCAGATAATAAATAACCCTGTTCCTGGCATCAAAAAAGAATTGCGGAAGAGGTGAGACCATTAATTGTAATTACACAATTATATAAGTCCAAAACCTGATTATATTGttgcctttcaaaaaaaaaaaaaaaaaaacatgataaaagaTTTGAAACTTAAGTagtaatatattatttatattaattaatttatattgtAATTATAATTCTATCCTTTTACCGAACTTAATGACCCTAATCCTCAGATACAGTGACCTCTGAGGGAGTTTAGCCGATTTCTACAGGACACCGCAACGCGGTTTAGACTAAACCACAAGTGCAGTTTAACTTGCAGCTTCTGAGAACACAGCAATGGGGTTTAGGTGATGGTGTGACTTTGACCCAGACAGCAAAGGCTTAAACCCGTCTTAAAGCTTAAACCGCAGCTAAGCTAATGACAGAGAAACAGGTCCCACAGGTCTGACACAAGGTACCCTTTTATATATGTAAGAATCGCCACACAAGAGATGAATTGTAATACAACTGATATTGGTACCTGAGTACTGGGAAAATTAGCTGTACCTGCGTATGTCAAAGGGGGGTGTTCGGTTTGCTGCATGGGATAATTCAGGGCTTCCAGCTCAAGTTGTCACAGCCCTGAGTGCATCTGGTTTTCAGTCTTTAACACAGAGATACTTGGACCTTGAGAGACCAGGTGAAGTCAGTTCACTACATGGAATGACAGGAAAAGGTTGGCGTGCCAATCCtcagaaaaattattttcatcagcaCAGTCTGGCGGAGATGCTTACATGTGTTTCTGAAGGCTTCATCTCTGCTGGAgcgtccttgagcaagacactgaatccctGCCAGCCGCACGGTGCTGGAGCTGaccgtgacctctgacctgcgGGGAGGAGCTGGAGAGTTGAGCATATATTTAGAGAAGACATTAAGGTACTAAATTGCGTCTAAATGTACCGATATGTGCAGCTATACCTTTAAGCCCTGCGTGGCTGTTTGCTCCACTCTAGGCAGGTGTTTGTCTGAAAAGAtttgtttaacaaaatatgtCCGGGATGATTTACCATGTCAGACCTGCTGCTCCTGTTTATTAAAGACTGAACATAAAACCCCCTACATAGAACGGTATGATTACTTTTCGGCAAAGTAATGTTAAGGCAAGAAACGATAGTAACCAATGCCTGCATAACATTTCAAGTTATTCGCTAATTACTGAGTCACTTCTCAAAAATACTTCTAGTAATGCAccactaaaatacaaaaacaaatcaagtcTTTAGAATGTCTAAACTTTTCCTATGTGAGAGAATACTCCTTCGTCAATCTATAAATCAGAAGAAGCATGGCTGTAGTCCTGCTTTGGACGCTTATGGATCAGGTCTCATCATCTCAGGTTTCCTGCTGGCTTTCAACACTCCAACTCTCCTGGATTCGCACGCTCTAATTATAGCTGCCTTAAAGTCAGTCGAGACTGCAGGGGAGACTTAAAACTACTGCTAAGAAACACGGAGactcaaggctttttttttttttttgctttttttttttctctcttttagtAAACAATTTCTGTCCCCTAAGGCTTTTAGACGCTCTGTTTTTTTGGCCAGTGTGAAACGCAGGATTGTTGAGCTAATGGACTCACAGCCTGGATCAAAAAGTGGACTGGTTGGCAGTGAGGGACATGGAATTAATCAGCAATCAAGCGGCATCATGTCGGTAAAGTAATCTCAGCTGCCACAGATATTTCTCCCCGGGTTTACGTCAGGGAAAGTTCAACATTGTGTTCAACTGCGGGCCGAAAATGTCTCCAGCAGAAATGATATGCCACttctttcttttagtttttgtcaGTCTTTTTGGTAAGTCCCAAATCATCGTACTTTTAATTATATGATACTATTGATGCCAGTGGTTGAAGTTGCACATTTGACTGTGTTCTCAAGGGCTTTCTCATACAATTtctagaaattaaaaaaaaaggggtggcTAAATTGTAATCACTGTATCAGAGGGAAGGAATAAATAAAACGACAAAGTGCATTTTTATTGAAAgactttcatcattttttaacaCCCTATGTTTTATCACGATTAGTTAAATCAGTGTACATTCAATGTAGatgaattttaaagattttcatatttgaatttGTAAACGAGTAATAGATGAGTGAATCTATAAACGTTTAAGTCCTTATTTTATTggtctttgttttaaatcatatACATTCCTAATAGACTGATATTCCCACTGCAAGTGCTTTTCATAAAGCAATTAATAAGGGCCTCACGATCTGAGACTTTGTTGATTCACATCCTCTTGATTACATATATTTATGGTGTTAAACTCTCGGACAGATCATGGGAGGACATTTCGTCAGAGAAAAGGGAAGCTGTTATTACTCTGAGATGTAAAAGACTGTCATCCAGAAAATTTACCTTAAACTTCAAAGTATCTTTAATCATTGTACCTGaaaacaacatgtaaaaaaaatagcatttattCATATTGAATTCAGTTTGTGAATATTCATTCACATCTCTCActgcactgttacttttattCTCCTCTTTAATCTGTTTGATTCAactttatcttatttttatccTCTATTTGATTTTACTGtattcaaactgtttttaaatttttactttggCTTGTTGCTGAAGGGTGCtatacagtacaaataaaaTAGCCTTGGCCAGTAAGAGGTCTAAACGGAGCAGCATCAGTTTTTAGTTAACTATACGAACAGCTACAATCTTTTAATTAGAGGAATAAATTAGAGATATTcccaaattaaatgtattttcctatCAAATGGGATAAAGTGTGTAAGTGGTGCATGGAAAGTCGTCACTATAATAATTCATCTTAATTATTTTCTCCTGTTCATCCTcgcctcttttttcttctcattcttgttcttttaatttgtgtgaCTGTTCGGCTCATGCGTcctgcttttctcctcctttatcctcccctcctctcccatccccttctgcctcttctttcccctcttcccctgcctctttttttcctgcagtgtcTCAGTGCCACGGCGGCTGTGCGGAGGTGGACTCCCTGACTGAAGCCGTGGCAGGAGGGGGATTCCTGCTCGGCTGCATCTCCtgtaaaagaagagaggaggtcCCTGCCCAAGCTTCCGTAGACTGGCACTTCAAAccagtgggggaggaggagttCAGGCATGTGAGTTCAACAGAGTCTTTGAGGGAGCCGGGTCGAGTTGTGTGTTAAATTTGGTTGGGCTTTGCGAATGAAAAGGGCTGTCTTCTACTGTCAAGATGCCCGTGAGCAGCTCTGATACTTTGCCAATGAAGCCAAGTATTACCAAAGATGGAAGTATATTTTAGTTGGCCTTTTTAGTTGACATTTTTAGAGTCAATTGCCGGCATTAAATAcaagaaatccagattcatgCTGTTTGATtattacatacatatactgtatgtattacacatacatattgCACATACATTGACATGATAACATCCAAAAATGTATATCTTAAATGTGCTTTTACCTCTTTATGTTTATACTGGGTTATTACTTACAGATGAATAAGATATTGTTACCACTTTCTGTTGGGCACCATTTCAAAAGGCTTTATAAGCTCTAGTTGATGGATTTGTTAAaagttaataatttttttacCAATTTATTTACAGATCAGATATCAGGCATAAATAACAACAACTTTTGGGTCGCCAGGTTGCGTAATATCCTCCTCCAGCCGGACATTATGCACTTAATGTCAATCAATGTTGGTAAGTTATGAACTTACTAACATTCAAGAGGACTTACTAAGTctaagattattttgttaacCTAAAAAAATAACTACTAGCTCAGATAAATGTAGTCGAGTAAAAAGTAccacatttccctctgaagtggGGTGGAGTTGAAGCATTAATgtgcataaaattgaaatactcaaatTGAGTACAAGTACCCTCAACAGTCCATTGGAGGGGTGTCCCTAATGAATTAAATTGCTCGCTAAAAAGACcaaaaaggttatttttgtctttttagcgAGCAATTTAATTCATTCTACTCAATCTGGCAACCCAAAAATggttcttattaatggcttataactgatctagAAAGCATCAGTAAATGATGCATTAACCAGTAACAGAGccattaattacattacagcCTATATAAATGGTGCCTCATCAGAACATGGTAGCAACACATTTGTAGTAGTTCTGCTTTAGAGGGACATGCCACACTGTCCACCATTTGTAACTATTGGGGCGTTAATGTGCActgctacagtatgtaaagAGAAGTTATAGCACTGTATAATATACTTAAAGTAGGAAATCTTTTCAAACCTTCCCTGAATGATAAGATTATTCATAAAGTTCCCAAATccttatcttttttttggtctttctcTCAGATTTTCCACTATGACCACCCCAGTGCTGACATCCTGCATGAAGATTTCAGCGACCGTCTGGAGTGGTATGGGACGCAAAACAGCGATATTCAGACAGGAGCCATTTTCATTCACAATGTCACCTTCAATGACACGGGGACGTACCGATGCAGCTTTCACCGCACCATCTTCCTGCCATTGTCTAATGAGCACATCACTgtggagaaggaggtggagcTCAGCGTGGTGGCTGCAGGTACCTGTGAAAACACGATCTGTCAACAGTGgtagaagtattcagatccttcacttaagtaaaagtacttgtacaacaatgtaaaggtactctgttacaagtaaaagtccatCATTTAAAATCccacttaaataaaagtacagaagtattgtCCACAAAACATTCTTAAAGTATCGAAAATGCTCactctgcagaaaaatggcccttGTTGCCTCTATATCTACTATTGGCTGTCAATTTTCTTCAACTCCTTGTATTTGGTATCTCCCCTTTCTCTTAGTTTTGAAAGACTACGTACACAGTTTTCCTGTCCAGATGCTTTTGTGATTCAACTATTTAAAACCTGAACATAATACCTTGGTTCCTCTTCTCCTCGGCCATGACTCCGCTCACTTTGAAAGACGTGGCAGAGTTGAAAGACTTGGGAGTTGTATTTACGCAACTGTTTCTCAAGAGCAAAAATTTCGTCAGCATGTGGAcccaaaaaaaccccttcaGCCTTCAGCATAACATTAGACGATAACCCAGTGAAAAAGGTCCGAGGTCAAATGAGCCATGCAGTCCTTTCATTCCACTGCTTCTGGCAAACAAGCAGTCTCTCAGGAGCAGGacattagaaaagaaaagacacagtGGAGAGCGTCTGATCAAGAACAGTCTCCTCAAATCTTCATCAGAGTCAGGCCCGGTCTGACTTTCCCATAGATTTTACATCAAGATAATGTCGCTACATAAAAGGtgaggggatcaccaaagttcaCAAAGActgtgaatgtctgcaccaacCTGCATGGTAATTAATCCAACAGTAGTTGAGGTTTTTGCTCTATACCGCAAAAGGAAAAGTCACGGGAATaacaaagtcagcaggattTATTAGATATTTTGaacagctggtggtgctagagaagAAGTCCgaggatcaacaaagtcattaggatttatcctctgggccACATGGGTATCCGCACCTTTTCTGAAGCTTGGATTTGGGTTTGAAATTTGTCACTATCTTTCTTAGTTTCTTGAAGCAAATTTGGGCAATAAAGTGGAGTCCAGGTGGAGTTGATGAAAAAGGAAACTTCTGGCCCAACATATACCTGGGTCCTCGATCCAGAGTCTGATTCCTCTAATGCTGGTTGATGGCCCGCAAGATTTTCTGTGTGCGCACCAGAATTGGTCCAGATGTGGGAGTAGCATCTAACACTCATGCTATTTGTTGGCCAGACTTGGGCCAAGAAACCAGGCGCATATCAAGccagaagaaacacaaatatttgGCCCAGATAGCAGAGTTATTCTGGTGCGTGCTTACCAGAATAGCTTTGCTATCTGGGCAGTGACCACTTTATATCCTATCAATCGAGCAAACGGGATTCCGGACAAAGTTTTCTCTCCGTGGGAATATAAAGCGAGCAATGAAAGATGGCATGACATAGGCCAGTCCAGATATCGGACAGAACTCTCTGAGAtgttaaaagaacaaaacatttcaaaaattactgTCATATTACAACAAATATTACTGTGACTGAAACTAGCTACAAAGAGCTGAAGATGGGGAAAGCCTTTCTAGAGAGAtgttgttgtttccttttttccccccagccAATCGGGAGCTGACAGGAGTGATCTCAGAGATAATGATGTATGTGCTGATCGTGGTTCTGCAGCTGTGGCTCATTGTGGTTCTGGTCTACTGTTACAAGAAGATTTCGGATGAGCACGAGGCTCGCGAGGCCCATAAAGCTCTCAAGGGTCAGGCAGTGTGAGTCATCTGTCTTTTATGTGATGTGTTTTATCAATAAAGGGATTAGCATCAGATTTAGGCC
This sequence is a window from Xiphias gladius isolate SHS-SW01 ecotype Sanya breed wild chromosome 22, ASM1685928v1, whole genome shotgun sequence. Protein-coding genes within it:
- the si:ch211-225p5.8 gene encoding sodium channel subunit beta-1 isoform X2 — protein: MSPAEMICHFFLLVFVSLFVSQCHGGCAEVDSLTEAVAGGGFLLGCISCKRREEVPAQASVDWHFKPVGEEEFRHIFHYDHPSADILHEDFSDRLEWYGTQNSDIQTGAIFIHNVTFNDTGTYRCSFHRTIFLPLSNEHITVEKEVELSVVAAANRELTGVISEIMMYVLIVVLQLWLIVVLVYCYKKISDEHEAREAHKALKGQAV
- the si:ch211-225p5.8 gene encoding sodium channel subunit beta-1 isoform X1, giving the protein MSPAEMICHFFLLVFVSLFVSQCHGGCAEVDSLTEAVAGGGFLLGCISCKRREEVPAQASVDWHFKPVGEEEFRHIFHYDHPSADILHEDFSDRLEWYGTQNSDIQTGAIFIHNVTFNDTGTYRCSFHRTIFLPLSNEHITVEKEVELSVVAAANRELTGVISEIMMYVLIVVLQLWLIVVLVYCYKKISDEHEAREAHKALKGQAVKIISARVKLHHCTLILLTTTQLLYKRLI